The nucleotide sequence GGCAAAACGGCTGTCCACTTTGGATTGATCGACAAGGATTTATCGCCAATGAAGACCTATTAAATAGTCCCCATAGTTTAGGAGGACAAGCTGTGATCGGAAGTTTAACTTGGGTCGGACAACCTGTTTCTGAAGATATTGTTAAAAATATACGACAATTGTGGGAACAACGAGAAACTTCTAGTCAAGCTGGAGTGACTCAATTAATATCAGGATTACTCTGTCGCTATCGGGGAAATTCTACCCAAGAGGTGATAGACTGGTTTACAGATGTTTGGCGGTTACTCCGTCAAAATTATACCGGACAATTGATAGTCAAACCCCGTGTTTGGCAAATTTAATTTTTTAAAATTCTGCCAGGATTATCTATGCAATTATCTCCCCAAGAAAAAGATAAACTTTTAATTTTTACGGCTGCTTTATTAGCAGAAAGACGCAAAGAAAAGGGATTAAAACTGAATTATCCTGAAGCCATTGCTTATATTACTGCTGCTATTTTAGAAGGGGCTAGGGAAGGACGAACTGTTGCTGAATTAATGAGTTATGGCAAAACTATTTTGAAGCGGGAAGAGGTCATGGAAGGCATTCCTGAAATGATTCATGAAGTTCAGGTAGAAGCGACATTTCCCGATGGTACAAAATTAGTTACAGTTCATGATCCGATTGTTTAAATGTTGACGGTTGATGGGCGGGTTTATCAAGATCTTGTGAATCAGGAAAGATAGTATAGAACCATCCGTGTCAACAATCGCGCCAAAAGCCTTGAAATCAATTTCAGGCTCAAAGCTAAAACCCGTTAAAACGGGTTAAGAAAGAGAAGTTTTGAGTCATCTTTAGATGACTTTAGCTCTTAGCCCGAACTTTAGNGTTATTGTCGTTGAAAATCTCAACGTCAAGGGAATGGTTAAGAACCGGAAGCTATCAAAATCAATATCTGATGTGGGATGGGGAATGTTCATCAATTTTGTTGACTATAAACTCAAACAAAAAGATGGTGAACTTGTAGAAATTGATCGCTTTTTCCCTAGTTCCAAAACTTGTTCGAGTTGTGGTCATATAGTGGATGTGTTACCTCTGAATATCAGAGAATGGGATTGCCCTAACTGTCATACTCATCATGACCGAGATCTTAAC is from Planktothrix serta PCC 8927 and encodes:
- the ureA gene encoding urease subunit gamma, whose protein sequence is MQLSPQEKDKLLIFTAALLAERRKEKGLKLNYPEAIAYITAAILEGAREGRTVAELMSYGKTILKREEVMEGIPEMIHEVQVEATFPDGTKLVTVHDPIV
- a CDS encoding RNA-guided endonuclease TnpB family protein — protein: MVKNRKLSKSISDVGWGMFINFVDYKLKQKDGELVEIDRFFPSSKTCSSCGHIVDVLPLNIREWDCPNCHTHHDRDLNASLNIRNEGIRIKNKGGGNPVSVDGVCVRPDNRKASAVSLSRTVKGHRAEKSEAHTYS